From Oncorhynchus mykiss isolate Arlee chromosome 6, USDA_OmykA_1.1, whole genome shotgun sequence, the proteins below share one genomic window:
- the rpb10 gene encoding DNA-directed RNA polymerase II 7.6 kDa polypeptide isoform X1 yields MIIPVRCFTCGKIVGNKWEAYLGLLQAEYTEGDALDALGLKRYCCRRMLLAHVDLIEKLLNYAPLEK; encoded by the exons ATGATTATCCCGGTCCGGTGCTTCACCTGTGGGAAAATCGTTGGGAATAAATGGGAGGCGTACCTTGGCCTCCTTCAAGCTGAATACACTGAAGG TGATGCCCTTGATGCTCTTGGTCTGAAGAGGTATTGCTGTCGGAGGATGCTGCTGGCTCATGTAGACCTCATTGAGAAGTTGCTGAATTATGCACCCCTGGAGAAATGA